From the Phalacrocorax carbo chromosome Z, bPhaCar2.1, whole genome shotgun sequence genome, the window TAAGACAGAAAATgttgcaaggaaaagaaaaatgtttgatcATTGCTAGCTAGTCACTCTTCTAGTCTGATTAAAGGATATATATTTATACCTTCATTGTCTTTGTGCTTAATGAGGAATCAGGAGAAGGCACCAAAAATTGTATGCACTCTGTAAGAAAATTTACCTGTGTATGTTGTAGCTGTTAAGAGGGATTAAGAGGGTTAGACAGTGACAAGATACAAGAAGGTAAGAAATCACTCTGTTTATTCCACTTTCAAATATACGTTTTCTTAATTTGAAGTGCAGCTCTTGGAGTAGTTCTTACATTATTTATTATGATTAGATATCAAGTCCTTCtcagcatatttattttcttaaattacaCGTCTGAAATTAAATACAGCCTCTTCTCAGAGTTAATGTTCTTCTGCCTATTCTTACAATTATTATTGATAAGAGGTGACTTTCACATTAACAGCATGTGGATTGATAAGGCAGTGTTATTTTGTTACCTGAGTGCTTTTTGGAAAGCTCAGCTCAAGGGCAAATTGTGTTTCCTCCGGAGCGTGGGATGCTGAATCCGTAGCCTTCAGACTGCTGCCAAAAGTGGTGTTTGTGGCTATTTTGTTTTTGGCTAGCATCTGAAAAACTGCCCCAAAACTGTACATTCGTTGACAATTGAAATCAGTAAGCATGGCGGTTTTTGGGGGTGCATAGAGGGGTGCCTCCTGTGCTTATTTTTGAGTCGCAGGAGGGTTTCTgctccttttgtttctgttcttctctcctgctctctgaTGCTCTTCTCTTCATTCTCAGGTAGTAGATCCTGTTGGCTTCCGGGTAGGTGACTTTGCAGAGGGGGATTTTGTAGATGGCTGGGTCATCTGAATTTATCAGCAAAAAGAGAagtgcagagaagcagaaaggccAGGTGCAGAGTGGCagcccaagctgggaggggaaaggacAGACAGATAGGTGCACTTTGATACCTCTTTTTACACGTTCCCTTTGCTAACTTCCACCTGTTGCTAAATTTTTGGATTTGAGAAGCTGGGAGAGCCTGCGCTTTCCTGAGGACAATGTGacacaggacatgccttcctGAACCACCCCCCTACAGGATCCCCCATTCGGATCCAGAGGAGGACACCCAGATGCAGGAGCCTACATGGTGGTGGCTACATGTGAGCTAGGTTCCTGCTGGTCACTGCAGGACGGGAAGCTTCTTTGCTACCAAATGTCAGTTCAGATGCTCACACAGAGGTATCTAGTTATTGGAAATGTATGGGCATACATAAGGCATCCCACATGGGAGACCTCAGCCCTTTTGGAGATGCAGCTGTTGGCCAGAATGGCAGTTGGCATGAATATTGAAGCAACCGAATGAATGTCCAGAGTTTTGTTGACTGTAATGCAAATCAAGACACCCAGCTTTTCATGTGGACATTAAAATTCTCTAATGAATAAGCTGAATCCTACCCTCACTGTCTTGTAGAAGTCATTTACTGAGAGTACTATTCCCCTATGTTACTGCTATCGCATCCAGTCCTCAGTCCTGCCCTGTAACTCCACCCCCTGACCTGACTTGAGGTCTGccaaaaacaaaatcacaagaagaaaatgtaaatatttttttcctgatgcagCCCAAAAGCAAGTGTGCTTAACAAAGCAACCCGTCTGCAGGGTTCTACATGGTACGGAGTGGATGCCAGATGAATACATTTAATGCATGAAGCTGCTagttataattttttcttttaagttgctaaatcaattttattaaaatatggtTTTACTTTAATCTCTCAGATcttacagaagaaacaaaacttggTGTTTCTGGCTTCACCTCTTTCCTGATCTGTTCAGATATGATGATTTTGTATTTAAGAGAACAGTTTCCCCCCAGTTTTAGTTCTCATATCCAGATCAAACTTAAATAATATCTGTGGGGAGGGTGGAAGAAAGATTTtggaagaaacaaggaaaatttTAGACCACTGGGAATTGTTCAAAAATACTGACTGCAACTAAGTGTTGCATCTCAAACTTCTCACTGTTTCTGGAATTCACATATACATGCACAATCCTGCTGTGGATTACATGCTCTGAAGTCTTTGAAATCTTATTATCAGCTGCAGAGTCTGCAAGTGCACAATTCAACTGACAGAGAAACTGTACAAGCCCTGTCATTGGCTATAGGATTCTTGCTTCAGTGCTGTCAAAACTGACATGGAGGATTTTAAGGGTCTTCTTTAGCATTATATGATAACAAatcaaaatacagttaaaacAGACACACCAAAAGCCAATTAAAAATCCTTCCAACTTACCACAGATAGGGCATTAGCAAGAGCTGCTCCAGAGTAGGCACAAAATAATGCTGAGAAAAGAAGACCAAAGGCAGCTCGATATCAGGAAAATCTTGCTCATCTCTCCAAAGAAATTatcagaaataataatattgtCCAAATACACAGTAAAGTATCCTGCTGCCTACCTGATATAAGGATGCATGCTATAATTCAACAATTAGTTAAAATACCCCAATGCTGCATCTGGCCGTGTGGGCTGCCTTTGGTCCTATCTGCTCTGTAGAGATGGGTGGTGAATGAAGAATGTGTTTTGTCAAAAGCAAGTGATGgtggtatttcttttttctttaatttctttttagttgGCACAACTTGACCTTTGTGCAGTGGGGGATTATAGGGATCCCCCAGTTTTTGGCACTtgtgaggccccacctcgaatgctgggctcaggtttgggcccctcgggacaagaagggccttgaggggctggagcatgtccagagaagggcagcggggctggggcagggtctggagcacaagtgtgctggggggcggctgagggggctgggggggtttagcctggagaagagggggctgaggggagcccttctcgctctctgcagctgcctgagaggggctggagtgaggggggggctggtctctgctcccaagtcaccagggacaggacgagagggaacggcctcaagctgcgtcaggggaggtttaggttggagatgaggggaaatgtcttcactgaaagggttgtcaagcattgaaacaggcttcccagggaagcagtGGAGTCACCACCCCCGGGGGTATTTAAAGAACGTGTAAATGTGgtgcctggggacatggtttagtggtggccttggtagtgttaggttaacagttggacttcatgatctaaagggtcttttccaacccaaatcattttatgattttatgattctatgaatttttCCACCAATGTGTCTGTCCTGTGGCTTCAAACCACAAGCAGTTATCAGTGGGCCCCCTTGCCCCAGGATGTCAGAGGTGGTAAAGCAAGAGATAAGGCACTCAAGGGCAAAGTGATGGAAGGGAAAGCTATGGGGCAATCCAGAAACTGTGCTCAGGACAGAAAActactgaaatgcaaatgtttgGAGGCTGGGTGAACCTTCATGGGAATTCTATATATGCTACACTGTTCTTAAACTCTTGCCATAGAGTCTCTTTTTGGCTGCTGTTGGAGATGGGGTCTTTGGGTAGATGGATTTTAAACTGACCTTGTGTAACAGCTCTCGTCTTCCTCTAATGATACATATAGTCATGAAAAGGCTGCTTCTATGAATCTGTTGAGTTGCTAATTTGTTAAACTTCTGTTCATAGCATAGCTTGTGCTCCTTTCACAATCAGTACGTCCACCCTTTCTATATGTTTTTAGGTTATCATGGCCTCAAGGCCCTTCTCTTTGCACTTACAGCTTGCACATCCAATCTCAACTCTGACGCCATCACAGAAATAGCTCTTGCATAGTACCTGGTTTCGCAGCAGAGTGGTATTTGACTCCCAACCTGTGCTACTGACGAACTGTCTGGctgcataaatatttatcttcccTTTATGTAAAAGATACGTACCACAGGCAAGTGACAGAAGATGACTCTGCCAGGTCAGGGCATAGAACATGCCCCCAGTTGCAATGCACGCGAGTGCACTGTTGTAATTGTGTAAGCCAAGGTAGATGCTGTCAAATGGTGACGCAATGCTCAATGCTGCAAGACAAAAGGCAAGGCTTTGGGGTCAGGTATGAGACCTGCCATTTGCTGGGAATCAATCATCTTTTCCCTGTGATATCTAGATGAATTTAACCACGCTCACAGTTGCATAACATCCACATGCAGAAAAAAGGATGAAGTCAAAAGAAGATCATTATTTTGGAGCTCTGAGTGTGTTGTAGTTAGTCCCCCTGATGGACGATCCAGCCTGAGTGTCCTTGCAGAAAGCTGTGCGTACATGCACAATTTAAACCTCATATGTACCCTGATTTTGAATATCAGAGGCACAGCTCAGTGTTGTTTGTGGGAGTAAGCAAGGTTTTCCATCTCTTCCTAGTGACCTTTGCTAGACGTGGTGTAGATACTGGATGTGGTCGCTCCATCACTGCTGTGGAAGTTATCCACTGGGTTGGGAGCTGAGGGTCTGATTCAAACCTGACATCATAGCTACTTCTGCAGGATTTCTGAGGCTTCAGAAGTATCAGTAAAAAGAGCACAATATGTAGTGCATACACCATCTTCATGTCACTCTTAAGATTAATACATTTCCTGCTATAACATCCTCATTTCATCCTTCTGTTTCATCACCATGCTTATCCCCAGATACTTTCCCCTGACCTTTCTCTTCTAGATTAAATATCGGACCTGTACAAAACTTGCCAGATGCTCATAACTATACAAATTGTGgatagttttgttttaaaaaaaccccaaatataaGACAGTTCACATCTTGTACAAAGTGCATGAGGGCACAGAGAACTTATTGTTGGATGACTGTGTCTTTTCCAAGGTTGCTGCCTTAGGCTACACTTATTCCATCATGGCTTTTTATTACAATCAGTCATATAAGTGGCATTAATCTTGCTAACTTCTAGGGCCAGATTCCTCTCTCTTAAGACTGTTTCTCTGGTTAGGGGAGAGAAAGGCCATTTTAGCATTTGTTTAGCTATTTCTGCAAATCTGCATCAGGATAGAATGAACTGCATCCTAGaagtctctttcttttctttgactgATCAGCTCTGAGGTAGACATCTGCATGCAGTGGTAATTTAAAACACTGGTGGTGGAAAGAGATCAGTTCCAAAACTATTTCTTTATCATCACAGCCAATGGCAGGATGGTTAAATAAGGTGGAACAAACCACTTGCCTGAGTTACAAATCTAATTCAAAGCTTAAAGAAAATCTGCTTCTGTTCTTGCCTTCACCATGTTGTGTGACCTTTGGTAAGACCTTCCAAATCTAGAGTCAGCTTCAAAAATAGGAGTGTTGTCCCATGAACATCCAAGCCCATGCAACTTTAAAGTCTAGACAGTCATGTAATGGCTAGTGTCATGGtactataattaaaaaatgactTTGGTTAATTTTCTTACCTGCAAACATCCCCACTGTCGATCCAATTGCAGCATGTAAACAAATAAGTGGGGAGGAGATAAGTAAAGCAACAAGGAAGACGCCTCCAGTCCAGGGGTTTTCACAACCATACACTTGACCAACACCAACTGGGATGGATTGCAAGAGCTGTAGCAGCCAGTAGAAAAGGGCATGTTAAAGTATCTCTGTACTCAGAAGGACACAGCAGTTATTTTGCCCAGGGTATTGGTtagaaaggaaggaagcaacCCTGGCTCTGAGGGATACATGTGGGCTGTCGTGCCTTTCAAACCAGCATTAGTTCACTGTTTGGTTTGAACTTCATCAGTCCAAGATggacatttatttcttttggaaCGGTAATATTGAggatggggtggtgggggttgtggttttgttggttttttgtttttttttttaggtaacTTTagtgagggagaaaaacagtaaCCTTCCTAGGCAATAATACTATGACAGGCCTGGTTGATTTGAGCTTATCATATATTGTATGAAGTGTATCGGTTACCCTTGTGCTGCTTTGGGAAGGTCATCCTCCAGAGCTAGAGCTAGACCTGAGGGTATTGGGTATAAgtgattttctgtcttttcagaaCCCTgatgtttcttctgtcttttcatATTGTCACTGGCAGTCTCACTGATGTTCCTTAAACTACATCTGGCCAGCAAGAGTGTATATCCAGATATGCTTCTGTACTGACAGCACTCAAGACTTGCTTTGGGGCAGTACAATTTTAGGTGAAGTGAGAAGTTCAGCAGCTCTTTTCCCTCAGGCTCCATCAGCCTTTCCACTGGATCAGGCAGGACATTCCCTAGGACTTTTACGGCACTGTCCTCTATGGACTAAACCAAGCCATGTAGTTCCGTGAATTGTTACTGGCTGTACATATCATTTAGCCGTTCTGACCCATGTGAAAGTGTTTTCCCAAGTGTGAATGCCTTCACACTCgcctttttaatgaaaaagcttAGGCTTGTTGGAGTGAAGCTTACCAGTGGCACATTGATTGCAGACCAGGTGATATTGGGCGCTGATGCTACAGGCTTGATGAGGGTTGTAGGGAAAAAGGTGTTGTAGTGTCCTGTGGCTGCCAAGTACAAAGTCACCGCAATATTGAAGGGCAGAGTGAAAACAGGAAGGTCCCATTTACTGAAGATGGATCCCAAAGCACTGGACAGGATTGGACTAAgaacagagggagaagagaaacaagTATAACTTGTTCATAACATTTACAGTGATGAAACAGCCTACCACTTTGGTTATAAGCTCTGGTAAATGCAAGCCAATACCATTCCTTTAGAAACATCAGGTAGTGAACACCTTTAATATATTAGTTTGCATCAGATAAATAGCTGAAGaatgctttttatctttttgcaACAACTATCACATCCATTCATAGGTGGTATAAACTCTAATCCCTTCTCTCAGGACAGCTGGCTAGTGTGCAAGTGCTCTGCTAGCTATGCTGGactcaagaagaaaacaaagaaatgcatCCAGTAGAGCATTTAGGTGTGGATGGAGAAAGGTAATCTGGCTTCTTATTTGGTAGAAAAATCtaacaagaaacagaagagcaagTTTTAGGAATGCCGCATGAAGAACTGTGGAGAACTTTGGATGGCCTGAAAAGCTGCCATCTTGAGGAGGCAAGAGGGAGTTGGAAATTATGtgatttgcttttttcttttttttatttgaatagtTTGGAGGCTATCAGAAGATGGTTCTGGAAGAGGAATAAAGCAAAGGAGGTGATCAAAGAAGATGGAAAATCTTCCAttaagaaagatggaaaatatttactatGTTAGACACTATTTTGGGGAAATGAGGAGTCCTTAGGACATACGGAGCCTCACAGAGTGTAAGACGAAGTTACCACTGTAACAGAGCTGTGAAAGGTGTTGTGCCAGGCATGACCCAGAACTCGATTGATGTTCCTGCTTATGTCAATGAGACTGATGCCTCTACATGCTTCCCAGGTACCAGCCAAAGTCATACagaattttctgaaaactgagcTTCCTTCTTAAGAAATATGATTAACTATATTTAGCATGTAGAGTACTTGGGCTGGCTGTCAACATATTTAGAGACTGAACAATAAAAAGCATGTAAACCTTGAGATATTATGGCTTTCCCCAAAGTTCTTGGCTGTAGACCTGGAATATAAACTTCACCAGATCTGCTTTTCTCAGGACATTTCCAAACTGCCTTATTTCCACTTGAAGTGGATGTCCTGCATGAATACCTTTGTGGTAGCGTATTCGTAAGATAATATCTGGTTTTTATGGTGCCCAGAAAGCAAGTGGAAGGGGGTGAAAGGCCAGCTCCTGTCCTTGATGGCAACAGACTGTGTTCTGCTGCTTCCAGCTCAGCTTTCCTGACATAAGTGAACTCTGCAGCTCTTATGCTCAACCTCCAAGTAGCAGTGGACATTGCACAGTTtacaaaaattcattttaaagacTTGAATTTTTCAAGAAGCTGTATTTGAGTCCTAGAAGTCATTAGGCTGCTTCTAATAAAAAACTCCACCCAAATTATCTGGCATTTCAAAAGCAACATCTTGTGTCCTGTTATGTAGATATTATCagtggaaaaaatgctttgttctCCCTGTATAATTTCAAATGAACCCTATTCTTCTATGACAAATTTGGTTCCCAGAGAAGTTTACAGATTTCCTTGCTTGtggctgtaggaaaaaaaatcagcacttcaGTGAAAATGGTGTCCTAATTTCTGTGCTGAAATACAAAGCTTCTGCTAGTTATATATCTtgtcaggaaaaaacagaaacaattaaAGAAATGCTGACTTCTAAAGCTGCAATTCAAAGTATCAGAtgaaaaaatcactgaaatgtctaatttaaaaatctttcagctCTGCCCTTGAGACTTGTGAActaaaagaatgaagaaaagtttGAATAAAAAGCCTCAAGGAATTCTGGCAGAGAAGAGAAACTAAGCATTCTTGCAATGTGTCCTGGGTTTTGAGAGGTTCTTACAAAATGACCTTTGCTGAGAGTgactaaagaaataaaatatgaaaaaaaaaatctgattttaaaagcagtaaaatgcaaaaatgactTGTGTCTTATCGCTAACAGTGACTAGAATGTGAGTCTTGAATTAATTTCAGCTAAGGCTGTTAAATAGGTTCTGCAGTGCTGTTAGGGTCCATATTTAGTAATGGTAAATTTAATCCTGAAAGGACATAATCTAGTATTCAGAATTACTTGGAAGAATTAATTCTGCTCATAACTGGTTGCATGTCTGAGAGGGGGAAGATTGAACTCAGCCTGAGAGAGCACCAGGTCGGTTCAGTGCCTGGGTGAGGAAGAACCATTGTGGTGTTGGGCACAATGACATCCACCCTGCATGCGTCCTGCTGTGGCGGGCCATTTGCAAAGGGTTGAAGTCCATGTGCTATAATGTGTGGTCTGTACCTATGACCTCACACCAACGTGCCTCACAAGCTGTGTGCATCAATGAATGCTTCTTTCCAGTGCCACTGTGGCTGGACCTACTGGTGTAGAGGGGACTTCCAAAGTGCTTGATCTGTATATAGCAGGACAGGAGACCTCATTCTCTAAGAATTCCCTCTAGGAGGAGAAGTGGCACTTACCAGGCCATCGACATAACTGCCACAGGAGGAAGAAGCCACCAGTAGTAATCCCCTTTGTCAGAGAAGATGGCTATGAGCACTCCCACCAACATCCCGTTGTAGCCATGCTGCCCAGCTGCAATGGCGGATCTGTGATGGAAGGAAATGTTTGCAAGGTAGCAAGCTGTGCTGAAGGTGAGCTGTCACAGGGACCCACTGAAACACAATTTATAAGTATTCTGCTCCCAGTGAAGGGAGTGTAGGGAAGGATGAAAAAGTGGTGAGGTAACCGCCATACTGCATCGCACTGGTGTGTGGAAGGCAGGAGTATGGGGGCTGTTGAATGATAATGATCCAAGGGGTTTTCCTAATGATCCAAAGGATGTACATGACTGTGACAATGGCTACCAGAGAGAGATAACTTTCTGCTTTCATGAAGACAGCTAACTACGGGGACAGGCCAGCTCTCCTTGGACCACAGCCCCGTCCTCACATAACTGCTTCCAAACCATGCCGGAAAGCCAGTCTGCTGTCTCTAATGTATTCAGATGTGGGGCCATGACCCATCACTAGGTTTCTGATACCATAAGGATCAATTTTTATCAAGTGTCTGGGTGTGAGGTACCACCTACCTGTCCTGACTGAGGGCCAGTGCAGTTAATGTCGACACAGTCGTTCCAGTACAGCCGGTGAGCAGCCACCAGGGGCTCTGGATGAAGATCCCCACTAAAATGATCAGCCCGCTGAGCGGGTTATTGACAAACATCACCTGAGAGGTGCCTCGCAAAATCCAGTCCACCAGTTGGACCATTAGGGGCTTATCTGGAGGAGATCAAATAAAACCGCTGGTGATAAGCCATCATTTCAGCAGGACTCCCTCAAAGCACACTCATCTCTACAGCTGCTTTCTGGCCACAGAACAGAGGCAATGTATCAACAGAACTGTAAAACCA encodes:
- the SLC14A1 gene encoding urea transporter 1 isoform X4; this translates as MLVGVLIAIFSDKGDYYWWLLPPVAVMSMACPILSSALGSIFSKWDLPVFTLPFNIAVTLYLAATGHYNTFFPTTLIKPVASAPNITWSAINVPLLLQSIPVGVGQVYGCENPWTGGVFLVALLISSPLICLHAAIGSTVGMFAALSIASPFDSIYLGLHNYNSALACIATGGMFYALTWQSHLLSLACALFCAYSGAALANALSVLGLPLCTWPFCFSALLFLLINSDDPAIYKIPLCKVTYPEANRIYYLRMKRRASESRREEQKQKEQKPSCDSKISTGGTPLCTPKNRHAY
- the SLC14A1 gene encoding urea transporter 1 isoform X2, giving the protein MDLGEVVVAERPGERQLYEEQKPRGQDLLGRSRNRIHQVFGYLTGEMKEYGEWMKNKPLMVQLVDWILRGTSQVMFVNNPLSGLIILVGIFIQSPWWLLTGCTGTTVSTLTALALSQDRSAIAAGQHGYNGMLVGVLIAIFSDKGDYYWWLLPPVAVMSMACPILSSALGSIFSKWDLPVFTLPFNIAVTLYLAATGHYNTFFPTTLIKPVASAPNITWSAINVPLLLQSIPVGVGQVYGCENPWTGGVFLVALLISSPLICLHAAIGSTVGMFAALSIASPFDSIYLGLHNYNSALACIATGGMFYALTWQSHLLSLACALFCAYSGAALANALSVLGLPLCTWPFCFSALLFLLINSDDPAIYKIPLCKVTYPEANRIYYLRMKRRASESRREEQKQKEQKPSCDSKISTGGTPLCTPKNRHAY
- the SLC14A1 gene encoding urea transporter 1 isoform X3 — translated: MVQLVDWILRGTSQVMFVNNPLSGLIILVGIFIQSPWWLLTGCTGTTVSTLTALALSQDRSAIAAGQHGYNGMLVGVLIAIFSDKGDYYWWLLPPVAVMSMACPILSSALGSIFSKWDLPVFTLPFNIAVTLYLAATGHYNTFFPTTLIKPVASAPNITWSAINVPLLLQSIPVGVGQVYGCENPWTGGVFLVALLISSPLICLHAAIGSTVGMFAALSIASPFDSIYLGLHNYNSALACIATGGMFYALTWQSHLLSLACALFCAYSGAALANALSVLGLPLCTWPFCFSALLFLLINSDDPAIYKIPLCKVTYPEANRIYYLRMKRRASESRREEQKQKEQKPSCDSKISTGGTPLCTPKNRHAY
- the SLC14A1 gene encoding urea transporter 1 isoform X1, translating into MDSWAFLIQPPLHCCLTYRESIVEKGTAPLRWSVTFSHHPRDMDLGEVVVAERPGERQLYEEQKPRGQDLLGRSRNRIHQVFGYLTGEMKEYGEWMKNKPLMVQLVDWILRGTSQVMFVNNPLSGLIILVGIFIQSPWWLLTGCTGTTVSTLTALALSQDRSAIAAGQHGYNGMLVGVLIAIFSDKGDYYWWLLPPVAVMSMACPILSSALGSIFSKWDLPVFTLPFNIAVTLYLAATGHYNTFFPTTLIKPVASAPNITWSAINVPLLLQSIPVGVGQVYGCENPWTGGVFLVALLISSPLICLHAAIGSTVGMFAALSIASPFDSIYLGLHNYNSALACIATGGMFYALTWQSHLLSLACALFCAYSGAALANALSVLGLPLCTWPFCFSALLFLLINSDDPAIYKIPLCKVTYPEANRIYYLRMKRRASESRREEQKQKEQKPSCDSKISTGGTPLCTPKNRHAY